CGACCGCAGCTTTGGGCCGAGTTCGACCAACCCACCCAGGTCAGATCGGAGGGATCAACAGTCCAGGCCATCACTGCAAGCCGgggcacaccaccgagcggagtgCCCTACCACAGCCGTCATCAAGCAGGGCCGCCGCCACCAGATTGGAGCCTCGCCGCCACCAGATCGGAACCACGCCGCCGCCGGATTGGAGCAGTGTCGCCGCCAGGGAAGGAGAGGATCCGCGCCCAtggaaggccccgccgccgccggcactgccTGGGCTTCGCCCGACAGAGACCCTCAGTAGCAGCGAGGGGGAGGTGCTTGACGGGAGGGCCCGCGGCTGACGGGACTAGATTCCCCCGAGCCACCAGTATGAGCGACGCGGGGGTCTGGTTTGTTATGAGGGACGCACAGCCGGGTACTTCATTAACAAATTCTCAAATCCATACAATGTGATGCAACGTCAACTAAACTCTGCATACTACATCTCGATATGCCTACATGCAAAAAACTCGGTGTTCATTTTGTTAAAAAAATGCATGGAACAGCTCGATATGCCTTTTCTTTCGTCGTAATAAGACTAACGCTTCACCCTAATAGGAACATCACGGTGAGCCCAGGATCCTGCTCACTAGAGGTGCCCCAGTTATGATACCAACGTGCAATTAGCTCTTTGTTTATGTGGCGGATTGTGGCTATGTTCACAAAAGAGGAGGGTAAATGATTAATTGTGTCGGGTAAACTTTACCCTTGAGTTTAATTTTCTGCCATTTTTTGGTTGAAGGTGATAGATCGTCCGTTTCATCCTTCGACAAAACATTGTGTAGCCTTTCAACGTTCTTGCAAAACTAGTTCCAATAGTTTGGAGTTTGGACACACTTGTTGGTTGTCATATGCTTTCAACTTGCATGTTTTTGAATACTTGAATATATCTGCTAACAACTTATGTCTGCAAAGCACTTTGATTGGATAATTTGATACAACTTTCTAGCCATTTTTTCACCAAAAATCCGTATGTTGTTTTTTTTAGAAACAGGATATTTCAAAAATCTATTAAAAATAGGAAAATATATTTTAGAAAAAATTCTAGTAGGAGTATGTTTTTTATAAAAATTCAATAtatatttaaaaaagttcatcgtataAAAAAATTGCTCATCGTTTATTATATAATAATATTTAGTGTGTATTTACAAAAAAATCGCATACTAAGAAGTTCATTGTGTATACCAAAAAATTGTTCATCCCAAATTAAAAAAATGTCGACAGTATTGACAAAAGTACACCGTTTATTACAAGACCTATATAAACAATAAATGTCCAAAACAAATTCAAAGAATACCCAAGATCTGGAAAGGAAATAGAAAATAGATtaaaaaaaacagaacagtcgTAAAAAGCCCCAGACTTGGTATAGCGGGCCACACTGATCAGTTTCCTTGTCAAAACGTGTTTAAATGCAGATCAACTCAATTTGTTGCCGCGTGCCACAGACTGGGTACTGATCTgcaaaaaggaaaaaaggataAAGTGGTATAGTTTCTTGCCCTACCCGCAATATGGTTCAACGTGCAATTAACTCCTAGACCAAAAGAGCCATGCTAAGACCATCTACTGTCGGGTGCCTCAAACACACAGGTGAAAGACCCGGTCACTGACCAGTCAAAAGTAGCTGACCCAGACGGGCATCTCAAATaggcctcaaacgcccgggttgACTGGCACCCCTCGTATTTAgctcaaatatggggcggatatggggaggCCAGGCGCAAGCGGGCCCATCCGCTATGTCGACTCCGGCCcacgctggcccacccgaccccacatatatttgtCCCCATCCTCTTGTCGGATCAAACCCTAACCACTCCACTCTAGTCCACTTCCTTCGCTCCGGCCCAAGCTCACTTACAGCGCTCTCCAGCCTTCTCCGGCATGGCGGACAACAGATCTGATCCGGCCACCCCGGATCCGTCGAGCGAGGTGGCGTCCCTTGCAGGTTGGAGGAGGATATGGTCGTCCGCATTGCCCTACGCCACTGGCGGGAGGATTGCGCCCGACCGACGACGGGATTAGTCCGACACAAATCCATTGTGTCGGCACAATGAGCGCTTGGATCCGCCTATGCTAGAGCATCGCAGTTCGTTAGGCTCCCCATCTCCAGTCCCCCGGCAAATGAGTGCTACACTGACTGGTGTGGCCATCGTATGCAGGAGAGGATAAGGGTGGCCGAGTCGCGGCACACCGCACACTGCAGACATGGCAGAGGTGGAGGCAGCGGCGTGTGCTGCCGCATAGGAGGAAGTCGTCTATGCCCGCATCCTAAAGAAGTGGTAGAGGAAGAAGCGTGCCCCCTCGCCCGATGGCAAAATCGAGCGGTTTGTGCCATGACCAGACAACCCCCCaaagaggagaaggaggacaacGACGGGTCTGATAGCTTTGACAAAGAGCATATCTGGCTTGATTCATTTTGTGTTTTCGAGCGCTACTTCTGCGAGAAAGAAGGCAAGGGCACTGGGAAGGGCAAGTGCAAGGCCAGTCATGGATGACCCATATTAGTATGTAGGTAGAACATGCCAATTTTAGTAGTCCGATGGCATGCACTGATGTAGTAGCCGGACGATTCGTGCTGCATCGTGTACAATTGCATgtgtttgtatggatttgaggtttGCCAGTAGAGGTGTGTGGTTGTGCGAAGAAAAATTTGAAGTCTGGCTGCTCAATATCTGCTGACGCGCCCGGACGCTTCCGCATGCATTTGAAGGTCCAAATTTGATGTCCATGACGGTAGATGTTCTAATGGTACTCACAAATATGAATCGGACTGCAAGGGACCAACAATGAGGAGTGTTTTTTGTTTCTTACAAAATAACTGTGAAGAGTTTTGGGCCAATAATCTAATTAAATGGTTTTGGGATgccgctctcttttgcatatgctGCTCATAGTCATAAATAGGTGAAGCACTGAAGTCTCAGCTACCCACTATATATCGGCAGAACCATCCATTGAAATGACTGCAAGGGGACACAAAAGTGAGACATTATTTGGATGAGGAGCAGCGCTGAGATGCATGATGTGCCACAATAGTAGCAACTAGCAAGACAAGATGTCTATAGGTATCACACTTTAAAGGAATGGGGTGCAGCAGGAATTCGCATGGAAGCTGTTCAAGAAGTTTTCGTATATTAGACGAGTGAAAGCCGACTAAGATCTTCATTAGTGCCACCAAGATAATGGCTGCCAGTGTAATTCGTATAAGTAAGATCATAATGGTACACAATGTGAAAATGTACAAGGTGGCGTAGCCGGAGTAAGAAAAATGCAGCTCAGAGAGAGCGGAAGTGTATAATTTCCTAGAATTGTTTTCTTGGCAGAAGCAACTATTTTCTGCAACTTTTTGCATTTTTGGATGGAAAAAAATCCTAGACTCCGTTCTAGTGCAAGCATCGACTTCAATGTACCGTTGACCCATACGGTCACCTCTGCCTCCTCCCTTGTCTGGCACACCACCTTGTACACATCGCCCGAGATGGCTCGAAATCAGCCCGACTAGAACACGTACAGTACGTTCAGACTTCAGAGCCAGCTAGCGCGTCCTTGTCTTGCCTCTGCCCCAAGTTTTCCCTCTCAAAGTCGGTTGTCTTCCTTCCTAAGCACACCATGGACTCTTCCATTTAAATTCACCGAACCTTCCCTGTGTCAATACCTCTCTTCTATCACTCGGAGATTCTTCATTCTTGTCTTGTGTCCTTGCCAAGCCGAGCTAGCCCCAAGCCAAGCCAATCCAATGGAGGTATGGCTTCCGTATCAAGAGCTGCTCATGCTGTTGTTGCTTGCCGTTGCGTTCGTTTGACTTGCCATGGCTGAGCGAGGCTGATGTATGTGTATTTCGCAGGATGCGAGGGGGTACCGGGGGATACCGGCGTTCGGCGAATGGAactacggcgacggcgacgactggCCCGTGCTCGCCCAGCGCTTTTCGAGTCCGGGATGCACGTCCCGTTTCCGGTACACAAAACCTGCAAGGTACGGACTAGTAGGACTAACCAGAAATTACTTCCGTTTTGTCCAAAGTTCAGATGTAAGATGAAAACGACATCTCTTCGTCAAATTAAATTAACCTCATCTTCATATTCATTTGCATCTTTGCtcactagtagtactagtaacttcTCTAGAATCCCTGCCCGTTGATATGATCCTTGCcctgtaagggcatctccagccgttggccccccagggggcgtctaaaagcgccgcctgggggtaAGTCGGCGAAAAAAATGGCACTGGGGGCGAGTcggtccccagccgtcggcccccagggccgcccccaggcgcgtatCTTAAAAAAAACAGAATCGTTCGGCTaagttatgataaaaactagttaaatttcgGCCAAACATTACAAATTTCGGCGAAATTCGGCCAAACATTACATGAACCTAatctaaaaaaaagagaaaggggctgaagtcgtcgccgccatcgtcgtcgtcggccttctcctccttgacgcgggcgcccctgctggacccctccccggcgtcgccatggcgaacAGGCGGCGGTGcgtagtcgtcgtcgtcgctgtcgcacaagacgacgaccccgccttcctcgcggccgcgtcggcgctcctcgaagcggcgtagggcggcgcgctggcgctccttctccttctcgcggcgcgccttctccatcgcaatggagtcctggcgcgcccattcgagggcggcgtcgccgtcgtcgtcgaactcggccttcacgggcgccagccccggctccgtcttcaccggcgccagccccggctccgtctttggcttgatgaagcgcggaggagccgacgagggggcgcgccggccgccctcattgatgacgatgccggcgctgcgactgcgccggccgagcgggtctccgccgcgggctcggccttgacgccgagcagcgccggagagTCGGAGGAGTGTGAAGAAGAAcgggatgaggaggaagaagaggaggcgccgaacctccttggagcccatggcccggcgcgtcggtgctgcgccggggcggccaccctcgccggggggtacgccaacggcgggtcgttgccgccctcgaggtacgtgagcacgccctcgagtgtgcggccggggacgccccaccagaggtaGCGTCCCTCGTTGTTCTGCCGGCtgccgaccaccggcgcgccgttggtgaACGCCAAGCGCTGCTgttggcggcgctcgaaatacgccgcccaggccgcgtggttgtcggcggcgtactgggggagggagagctcggcgtcggtgaggcacgcgcgcacgatctcgacctcctcggcgaagtacctCGGGtccgccacggcgtcgggcaacggaggaatgggcactcccccggcgctgagtctccaccccgtcggctcggcgcgcatgtccggcggcgccgggatgttcgcctgaaacaggagccaggactcctgtttgCGGAGcaaacggcggccgaagccgttggccgccgccgtatctccggggaagcgttctgccatggcgaaggcggggctgggcgggctcgggagaggtagagggaggggctgggcggcggcgttcggggagaggtagggagaggaagggctggacggcggcgagaggcggggctggtgtgggcgcAGGTGAGTGGAGGCCGCCGGCTTTTATAGCCaggccgcgcccgtgtgtacgcgtgcgagggagtggaggcgtcggcgcgccgtcccgtgaacgcgccgcccgtgagaaatcaatggcaaggctgaccggcggcagccttgccattgattccccgcgggaaccaaggccgttgggggaagacgaggcgccgagtcgctgacacggctggcccgcgtctttttcgcgtcaaaacagctcgccccggcacccccgggcgcccccagcgcgccgagttcggcctgggtccgccggcactgttttcggcccaagccggcgaaaatcagACTTCTGGGAAcgcgactgggccattttttcggcgccggcgcgaaaaaatcgtatggggaggccttcctgggcgCGGTTGGAGATGCCCTGAGCTAAAATTAATGGCCGGTAGGCTTGTAGCCCACGACACGCTCTCTAGTCAACCATGTCCACCCAGAGTCAACGGTCAGCAGTCGTCTGGCTGGTGCGCACCGGTGCATGCACAGCACAGAGCTCTAGCTTTTGTGCGGGCCCCACACTGCATTTCCTACCAAGCACACCACTCCTGCATGCGCATGTCCGCTTCGCCCTATCTGTGCTGTCCCAAGAGGCGTGCGTTTCTGCATGCAACGGGTGCACTGCATCTACGTCCTTCCCTTGCACATGTACATATGTATCCGCTGTTTTGGCTTTTCATGATCGGTAGGTTGGTGACGGGCGTTGTATGTTTGCAGCGAGCGAGAGCAAGTCGCAAGAGGCGTGTCCCTGCGTTCGGAGAGTGGAACAACCACGGCGATGGCGACGCCGGTGGCTGGACGGCGGCCGTCGTCAACCAGTGCTTCGAGCCTGCCAGGGCAAACAAATCACTCAAACAGGAATTCACTGGTTACGACAGTGGCGTCGTCGCCATGGGGAAGCAGCAGCACAAGGTTGCGAGGAAAACCTGGGCGGCTGACTCTGGGCCCCATGCGGTAATGGAGCCCTTCTCCTTCACGGCGGTCAAAGCTGTTGACGATGACCTGTACGAGGTCCCATCGGACATGCTCTGTGCCAACCCACTACGGGGGGCGATTTGATAATTTGTCACCCCTTACTTTCCCCTTTCACAATTTGCCACCCATTGTCTTAATGACAAGCAGGCCCGGGCTCCACCTGTCATTCTCAGGGGGAGGGGGGGACAAATTATGAAAGGCGGAGGTAAGGGGTGGCAAATTATCAAATTTGCCCACTACGGGTATGCAAGTCATTGATTTTCTGCGTGTGATGGTTGCGTCGCATGTTCTAGGAAGTTTACACTTCTTCTCATGAATATGCAAAGATTGAGTATCTTTTCAGGAAGTTTACACCACAAGAAAGAAATTGATTGACTGTTGCACACTTCTGGATAATTACTTTTACCCATGCAAAAAAGTGGATTATAACTTTTACAACACAAGAACTCCAATCCAACAGACTTCTTTTTTGCTGAGAAAAAATTAATATGGGCTTGTGGCTTGGGTTTTGCAACAAATTAGCTAAAGGAAAAAAATACACTTCACAGGTCGGTTTCTCTGTCTACAAATTGTAGTGTGGAATATACGACGCGTTTGGTTGGAACTCAGGTAACGTATTCACTATTGTAATGAGAATACACTGTATTAGATTAGAGGTAGTTGAATACGAGATGTGTTTGGTTTACGCAAGGGAGTAGAAAGCCGTGGAATACCATCGTCAGCCTTGTTGACCGATGCCGGACGATTGGAGGACAGACGACTGCTCCGATGGCTCGTGACAGTAAATGAGATCACTGGCCGTTCACAACAATTGCTACTGCTCACGGCGGCGCTGCCCACGGCTGCGGCGAAGAGAGatcggcggcgccgtccatgacgGCGGAGGCGATGGAGAtcggcggcgctcggcggcggaGGCGAATGGATATCAGAGGGACGGCGATGGTATTGCTCATGGCGAGGGAGATCATCGTCGCTGCTCCTTCGTCCTCATGGTGAAGAAAACGATCAGAAAGAAAACGATCAGGATGCGCGGTATTGGATACCAGGCTGTATCGGGTGTTTTCGGTTTTGTGAAAGATGTTTTCCGATTACACGGGAGCTGAAACCGAAGTGGCCGAAACAAACGCTGGTAACGTAATCGTGAGCTGGTGTATTCGGAAGACAGTGAGAATATCGCAAACCAAACGCGTCGATAGTTTCTGTTAACGCCTAGAAATTTCCTGCACGCATTTTATGAGCTTTCAACTGCCACTAATGTCTAATTGTACTCCCTCGTTCACTTTCATAAGACTTTTTAGACATTTAAGACACCATCTAAAAACAGTTCAATTTTAGCTGTTTTAAATGACTTGCAAAAATAAACAGAAGGAGTAGTTCTTACCAATGCCTAATTTTTTTTTCCAAATTGCAGAAGAGTAGGACGTGGCTGATTAGCCTAGTGATGAGGTGTTGAGGCCTCAACTGCTTTGCCTAATCATTAAAGGACCGTGACCACCGAAGTACCCATCGAAGCAGAGTGTGCTCACATCTTATTTGCTTGTGCATGCGCCTAGGGCTCACATTGGTACATGTTTTCATTGATGGATGGATGAATTGCATGATGTGGTTCGATGTCCTTGAGAATGTAACTATGTAGTAAGAAGGAAGCGGTGGGttgacacacacacacgcacacgcacacgcacacgcacataGGTCACGCTATTTATCACCCTggatgaggaatagttattcttcaccctcccctctattttaccatcaatgcaccgtaattttacattccgtaaattttgtcttatttccgacgcaaaaaggaCCGTAagtatgtaaaattacaaacgtaaaaacatagtctaaaatacacataaactacaaattttcttgtcttatgacctatatttttattttcttatgtcaaattttatgtAGTGAATTAATAGGAacgtaactatttgaattcgaaatgtaatttaattatgaaatgattgtaagattacctcggataaagaataacttattctgcatcctgAATGATGAATAGTATATTTATAGGATGGGTCTATTTTAATAACACCCTTTAAAACCTTATTCTAATAATAACACTTCTGCCTTATTTTAATAACACCCCACGTACCGCTGTAGCTACAAACTAACCAGCGAACTGCGTCTGCCAAAAAAAAACACTCACCTTATCGTGTATTCCTGTTCGAGCTCGCCTccctccccgtgctcctccactcaccacgaccaccacctcctacCCCGCCGCNNNNNNNNNNNNNNNNNNNNNNNNNNNNNNNNNNNNNNNNNNNNNNNNNNNNNNNNNNNNNNNNNNNNNNNNNNNNNNNNNNNNNNNNNNNNNNNNNNNNNNNNNNNNNNNNNNNNNNNNNNNNNNNNNNNNNNNNNNNNNNNNNNNNNNNNNNNNNNNNNNNNNNNNNNNNNNNNNNNNNNNNNNNNNNNNNNNNNNNNNNNNNNNNNNNNNNNNNNNNNNNNNNNNNNNNNNNNNNNNNNNNNNNNNNNNNNNNNNNNNNNNNNNNNNNNNNNNNNNNNNNNNNNNNNNNNNNNNNNNNNNNNNNNNNNNNNNNNNNNNNNNNNNNNNNNNNNNNNNNNNNNNNNNNNNNNNNNNNNNNNNNNNNNNNNNNNNNNNNNNNNNNNNNNNNNNNNNNNNNNNNNNNNNNNNCTTCTCCCCCGTCCCCGACCACCGCGGCGCCCCTTCCCATCACCCCCTCTCACTCCCGCTCGGCGCGCCTCCCTCCGCAACCCCACAGCGTCGCCCCGCGACTCCCCCACACAAGCCCGACTCCCTCGTGGCGCATGCCGCCTCCCCTGGACAGCTAGATCTCGGTTGCCCCGGGGGACCCACGCCCTGCAGCTGCCGGATCTAGCTCCCGCGACGCCCGAGCACGGATCCTGCCGCATCCATCCGGCGACTTCGGTGGCTGCTCGTCCAAATCGGCCGGGATGCCGCTCCCTCCCCGACTCCCGCATGTGTGCTGCAGCGAGGCAGCAGGCGAACTGCCTCCTCTCCGGCGTGGGAGCTCGCCGGCGCCGAAGTCCGGCGACTCCACCAGCGGCGCAACTCGGCAGCACGTGCCGTTCACCCCCGCGATGCGCAGGGGGCGCGTGCAGTACTTCATGGACGCACATGCAGTTCTTGATGGATTCGGGGCTTGAGGTCATGTTGGCGTGGTTTGCATTTACATGTCCAGCACGCGTACTCACACGATGGTTAGATGGCAAGATCCCTTCCCTCTTCTGCCACTCCGACGACAGACGTTTTTGGCGGCCGATGTTGCAGCTCACTTTGCTCGTGTGTGCAGGTGTGTGTGTGTAGAGCACGTCCATGCGGCACGCGGCGATGCAGTCCGGCTGGTGCCAACGTGCACTTCCCGAGCGGGACCATGAAGTTTACTTCCTGGCGTGATGTAATTTCTTTGAATTTTCAAGTTTTGTTCACCATGTAGTTCAGTTCAGTTGCGAAACAGAAAAAAGGCACCCGATTCCAAAAAATTAACTCTATGCTGCAGTACGACGCATAGAGTTCAATTTCATGTCGGATTTGCAATGCAGTGTTGCTGCTGTGCTGTCAAAGACTCGGGTGTGTTTTGATGCAATTCCCTAGTCTCTCATCTGCAGCTCATTACCCCTCTATATGAAGTGCAATTTGTTTCATATGTCTTAAAATTCAATCGACTATATCAATACTTACAGTGTGTTTGGTCCTTGGATatggttcacttttgagagtgatgagGTTCACTTGTGCAAAACATGGAGTGTGAAAACTTAGCGAAACAAAaaaagtaatgtggttcacttcAATATATGTCGCGGTTCACTCGCCATCGTCTATGCGGTCCACTCGCTTGGTCAACGCGCGTAAAAAATTAATAAGTATGAAAAAAATACAACAAAAACTCGTGAGTTTCACTTTTGATAGTGTTGCGGTTCATTTTCGGGAGTGTTGCGAtccactctcgttcataaaaaagttgaaaaaaaagacaacaaaaacttttgcgagaaagtttatgtccgacaaaaagaaagcatgaagttcacttgactgcctgctgcagtgcggttttccatttgaagcagtgcgttcttctgtccgatgAAGTACACACAATGATTTTGGTCTCGTGAAAAACAGAGTGTTCGCttttcggtaaatttaaaactgctcttaaatcgtaaggaattagagagagtgttctacatgaaaaagttgcgtctcgtcgatatctttccaacgacatatcatttgaatcatttcgacaaccgctttgtaaaaatttcgcgacaaacggccgctgccactcgtcgtccgccgcacgattttcaaaattaacttaaaactgtaaggaatctcaaaaccatttctacatatggaagttgcgccttgtccatagctttccaacgacgtattacACGTCTTGTTTTGACAAATggttcaaaaactagagcaaaaacagtaccgaaaatttaaaaaaattgaaaaacagaattccgtgatttagtaaatttgaaactgctcttaaaccgtaacgaattagagaaaacaatagttatgaaaaagatgcgcctcaatgatatctatccaacggtgtatcatttgcatcattccgacgagcggtttagaaaaaaacgcgaaaaagCGCTCGCTGCCACTCTTTGTGGGCCGCACCGTTTTTGAAATTGCTCTTAAACCATGGGGAaactcgaaaagtgttcaacatggcgaagttgcgcctaatccgtagctttccaacgatatattacatgcctcgttccgaacggttaaaaaattagagcgaaaacagtatcaAAAAAACACTACGCACATTTTTTCTGACgtgaagttcactagtctctgtaaTGCAGTGCTCTTGCTAAAGAAAGTGCAACGCCCTCGCGTTGAgtatgcagtgcggaagtgttatcagaataactattctgataatattatcagaatagacgagctatatatatatatattgttagaGTTATATTTATGGTGGCTTTTGGCCTTTTGTATTCTGGCCTTTGGCCTTCTCTGTACATGTATATATGATGCCTTTTTGCCTCTGATAATGCTAAGTTGCATATTTTCCTAACATGGTATCGAGCTTAGGTTCTTTTTTCTGCATGATTGCAACTCGTGCTGGATCCATCTAGTACTACTGCCGTTGTCTTCTTTCAGGCCGATTGAATTTCTTCAATTCTCTCTGGCTTGGCCGTGCCGCCTGGCTGTCCTTGGTCCTCAACCAGCCGGTTCTCCTTCTCTGGCCTTCCTGTCCAGATTGAAGAGGTCGCCCGTACCTTGTCCGTTGCTTCCTGGGAGGAGCCGATATCGGAGGTCCGCATCTCCGTCCCCGCGGTCACCTCGCTCCCAGGCTAGgctgtcgccgccgccacctcggctCTTTCCTCCGGTCTTGCTGCCCACCCTCCTGGTGCGCCGCCGCTGCCCTCctggcgcgccgccgccgccgcccccctggtGCGCTACCGCCGCCCGTCCGGCTGGGCCGCCGCCATCCGCCCTTCTTTTGCCCCGCACGCGATCTGGTCTAGCGCCAGCCACTGTTCCGCCGCTTCCGCCTGCTGCTCTCCCGAGCCGGCTGCCGCTTGATTTCCACTGCCCTCGCGTGCATTGACTGCGGGGTCGTGATCGATCTGCCTGCCTTGTGTGCGTGCGTGCTCCCTGCACGGGGTCGCTCCTCTTGGGCCACGCTGCTGGTGGTTTACTCTGTCAATAGGCCTGCTACGTATGGGTGCCTAGCTTGAGGCCATGTAGTTCCTTCGTTgtctaaaaaaagagagagaaaaaagaaaaaaagaaaaaaaagagagagaaaaacagGTACAATGCTTTCTGCGGGTATGCCTCCTCCCCGCTGCCCGGTGTGTTTTGATGGTGTTCCGTATATTGATCCCGTCTCACACATGCGCCTTTCTTCGGTGCTTGGTGCTCGCCCACTTGACGGTGGTGTTTGTCGCTCTACGTCGACACCTTTTGCGACATCCACCGGTACTGCCGACTTCTCTACATCGACTACTCCAGTGTCTTCCACATGCGGCTCTGTGTCGACCTCTTCTGTCGTGTCGCTGTCTGCACGTGAGATTGCACAGCTGTGATGCCTGCTTGATTCTTGGGATTCTTCACCGACAGTTTCTGCAGGTTCCGTGACTGACTCTTCCGGAAATGCGAAACCACCTTCTACCCATTCAGGTGCATCCCCATGGATTCTTGATACTGGAGCGTCTTTTCATATGACTTATGATTCTTCCACTTTGACCTTTGTCCGACCTGTTGAGTCTCATCTCCGTGTTCTTACGGCTGATGGCACTCCCCTCCATGTAGCTAGTCGAGGCACTCTTAGCACTTCTTCATTTCATGTTTCCtctgttgctcatgttcctcgacttaccatgcagcttatatctggtggtcagattgttgactctagttgtaGGGTTATTCTCGACTTTGATTCATGTTCTGTTCAGGATCGTCGCACGGGCGCTCTGATGGTCTctgggagcttgactgg
The sequence above is drawn from the Triticum aestivum cultivar Chinese Spring chromosome 7A, IWGSC CS RefSeq v2.1, whole genome shotgun sequence genome and encodes:
- the LOC123147284 gene encoding uncharacterized protein, which produces MEDARGYRGIPAFGEWNYGDGDDWPVLAQRFSSPGCTSRFRYTKPASEREQVARGVSLRSESGTTTAMATPVAGRRPSSTSASSLPGQTNHSNRNSLVTTVASSPWGSSSTRLRGKPGRLTLGPMR